The nucleotide window ACACCCAGAGACACGGTTACACCGAAGTGCTGCCGCCATTCCTGGTCAACACGCCCACCATGACCGCAACCGGCCAGTTGCCAAAATTTGCCGAGGATCTTTTCAAGGCTGAAGGCTGGGATCTCTGGCTGATTCCCACCGCCGAGGTGCCGGTGACCAATATTCACCGCGATGAGACGCTTACCGAAAAAGAGCTGCCCATCAAATATTGCGCCTACACCCCTTGTTTCAGGTCTGAAGCCGGATCCCACGGCAAGGACACCCGGGGACTGATCCGCCAGCACCAGTTCGACAAGGTAGAGCTTGTCAAATTCACCACCCCGGAAACCTCGGACCAGGAACTTGAATCCCTGCTGGCTGATGCCGAAGAGGTCCTGCAATTATTGAATCTGCCCTACCGGGTGGTGACCCTGTGCTCAGGCGATCTGGGTTTTTCGGCCAACAAGACCTATGACATCGAGGTCTGGCTGCCGGGACAAAATACCTACCGGGAGATTTCATCCTGCAGCAATTTCAGGGATTTCCAGGCGCGCCGCGGCGGCATCCGCTACCGGCCCAAGGGCGAGAAAAAAAGCGCCCTGGTGCATACTCTGAACGGCAGCGGCCTGGCTGTGGGCCGAACCCTGGTGGCGATCTATGAAAATTTCCAGAATGAAGACGGCACGGTGAATGTGCCCGAAGTCCTGGCGCCGTATTTCGAAAAACGCTTTTAAACAATGGCGCCAGAAAAGTCTTCTTTCCTCCTTAAGGAAGAAGTGGATCCCATCTGGAAAAAACTGAAGATAGATGTGGGCAAGGCAACCGAACGCTGCCTGCATTATGTCCAGGCCTGCATGTATAGAAGATCCTTTGACAGGACCAATTAATCACGGTATTCTAATATTCTTATGTCTCAATCTGATCATATTGCATATTACTCCAACCATCTGGTGCATCAGCTTGAATGTCTCCCCACAAGCCTGACAAATACCCAACCCTAATGATTCAATCAATTTCTCTTTTCAATAATATATTATCCACACACATCCCAGCGAAACGGAGCATCCAATTCAAATGGGGAAAAACCCAACAATATCGCATACTTTTTCTTGATCTAAACATTTCTTGTAATTTTACTCAGTTAAAAAACTGACTTACATATGAACTGCAATAAAAGTCATTACCAGACAATCGCAATAACCGAATAACATTTATTTCATGAGGGACAAAAATGGTAAAAAAGAATCAAAAATCTTCGTTGTTACTGTACAGCCTTTTATTGTTTTTCTTTGTATTAAGTCTGCCGGCCTGCAACAGTAGTGACGACCCTGTCACTACTGATAATACAGGCACTGTTACTGGTACCGTTGCTGACGCTGCAGGAACACCACTGTCCGGTGTGGCACTCAGTGCCGTTGACCTGAACGCTGCATCAAGTTCCGTGGCCTCAGCAGCACAGGCAATCAGCTCAGCCGTAACCACAACCGATGCCACGGGTCAGTTCAGTCTCAGCATGAATGAAACCTCACGGGCACTGCTGACCTTCACCTTAAACGGTCATGTGCTTACGGCTCAAATAACTCCGATCTTAAAAGGCCAGACAGTAACCCTTGAGGCCGTCATGGCGGCAGAGGGTGCTACCAGCACTCTGGATGCAACTGTCGGAGGCACGGTGACCCATAACAACGGATCAGTTGTTATCGCCCCGAATACTTTAGTTGACGCGGACGGCATCGACTTTATCGGTCAGGCTGATGTTGCAGTAACAACTTTTGATCCCACCACGGAATCAGATTTCAAAGCCTTTCCGGGCGAGTTTGAAGGGCTTGATGAGAATCAGCAGACAGTCCCATTCATGTCTTACGGATTCATGGATATTACCCCCACGGATCAAAACGGAGATGCCCTTCAGCTTAAAGAAGGATCAACTGCTGCCATCATCATTCCAATCCCGCTTTCTCTTCGATCCGGATTTACTTCACCTCCCGCCACCATGCCGCTGTGGTATTTTGATCCTGATCTGGGCCTGTGGATTCAGGAAGGCACATTAACCCTGAACAACGCATGGGACGCCTATGAAGGCACGGTTGGACATTTTTCCATATGGAACGCCGACCACCCCTATGACCGGGCTTTTGTCTCCGGACGTGTAGTTGACGGCAGCGGAAACCCGATCGCCGGAGCAGTTGTCGTGGTAAGAGGTGTAACCCCGAGAAATAACTGGTCAGTCCGGGTTACAACCGCAACTGATGGGACTTTCCCGTCCACAGGCACTCTTCCCGTTGAGGCCGATTCCCGAATAGACATATGGGCAACCAAAGGCGGCATCAGCAGTACAGCCGTTCGATTTACAAGCGGTGGCGCGAGTTCGAGTCAAGTCCTTGTTGATATTATCCTGGATGCAGCGACATCCTCTACCAGTCCCTACATGAGTACCACCTTATTAGCATCCAATGGTTTTGATTTTTCTGAGAATCTCATGGTCACATCCAGCGACACCAACTCAGACGGGTATCCCACCTTCTGGGATCCAACCACCCTCAATCGCACCGGTGCCTGGTGGGTGCCGACCAATGCCGGCGGTTCCACCGACTCCTTTTTTGCTGACATGGGCCCAGTTACAATGGAAAGCGTTACCGAAATCCCTGCCGCCTGGGATGCTTGGGCGACGATACCATCTCTGACCAAAGGAAATGTTTATGTGGCCAAATGTGTTGACGGGCATGTCAAGTTCAAGGTTATTGAACTGATCGTCCCCGATAATCCGCATGGCGAATTAATCCTGGATATCCAGTATTACTGGTCTGCGACAACTACCTTTGCAGACTAACCATTCTGTCGCGCAACGAAAAATTTTCCAAAATTAAATGAAAAAAGCCCCGGCAGGTAATATCCTGCAGGGGCATATTGAAGTGAATGACAGGAAATTGATTTTTTTTGTACTTCATAAAAATTCCGGCGCGATGCCTAAATCCTAAATCAACCGATCACCCCCTTGTGACGATATCAACACACCTCCAACTCGTTTTCATGAAATACATTTCAGCATAGTGGGTTTATGACTTATTGTGGTGCGATTAACAAAATTGCGACATAATACCCTTTCCCCGGCGTAAATTTTGAGGGGACAATCCATCTTTGTTGTAAGAGTTCAACAATATCGTTTTTTATTATAATTCTTCTTTTCTCCTGATGTTTTTTCCATACAATGAGGTATAAATTCATATCAATTGAAAAACTTGGTGGTCTCGTACAAAGTCGCTGTGGCAAAAGGTCCACCACATAAAATCAACAGGTACAATGCAAGTCGCATGAAATCAGTCTTTTGCCGATTTCATCACAACTTAATTTCATTCTATCAACCAGCTTAATCAAACTCGGAGAACCAACCATGACAGATAACGAAATCCCCAGAGGGGCAATACTTCAGCGAGACAAAGAAACCTACGCCATCGTGCCGCGCATCCCGGTGGGCATGGCAAAGTTGGAAAACCTCGAACGTATCGTAAAAGTCGTTAAAAAATACAAGATCCCGATTATCAAGATCACCTCCGGCCACCGTCTCGCCCTGGTGGGGATAAAAAAAGAAGAGGTGGATCCCATCTGGGAAGAGCTGAAAATGGATGTGGGCAAGGCAACCGAGCTCTGCCTGCATTATGTCCAGGCATGTCCCGGAACCGCAGTCTGTAAATTCGGGCTGCAGGATTCTTTAGGACTCGGCATGGAACTTGAGGAAGTTTTCCAGGGGATGACTCTTCCGGCC belongs to Pseudomonadota bacterium and includes:
- the serS gene encoding serine--tRNA ligase; its protein translation is MLELRYIRENLEFVKEKTAHRGLDTTHIDTFAAIDAKRRELLTESDTLRNQRKTASQEIGQLKKQGASADALMEEVRGIGDRIKDIETQLAGFEEQVTEIVMNIPNICHDSVPAGNDDSDNIEVKKWGTIRQFSFEPKAHYEIGEMNGTLDFERAVKLSGARFALLKGFASKLERALTNFMLDLHTQRHGYTEVLPPFLVNTPTMTATGQLPKFAEDLFKAEGWDLWLIPTAEVPVTNIHRDETLTEKELPIKYCAYTPCFRSEAGSHGKDTRGLIRQHQFDKVELVKFTTPETSDQELESLLADAEEVLQLLNLPYRVVTLCSGDLGFSANKTYDIEVWLPGQNTYREISSCSNFRDFQARRGGIRYRPKGEKKSALVHTLNGSGLAVGRTLVAIYENFQNEDGTVNVPEVLAPYFEKRF
- a CDS encoding NAD(P)/FAD-dependent oxidoreductase; translated protein: MTDNEIPRGAILQRDKETYAIVPRIPVGMAKLENLERIVKVVKKYKIPIIKITSGHRLALVGIKKEEVDPIWEELKMDVGKATELCLHYVQACPGTAVCKFGLQDSLGLGMELEEVFQGMTLPAKVKIGVSGCHFCCGESLVRDIGVIGKKTGWNVAFGGNASHHPRIGDVIAENLSKDEVIALTRRCLEYYAKNAKKKERTARFIDRIGIDAFKAAVL